One part of the Tunicatimonas pelagia genome encodes these proteins:
- a CDS encoding family 16 glycoside hydrolase, with product MRQYFLTLLLLITSLSLSAQQVPLEPLSLDDLSAFQEQAGNWMVVGSVTVDPNTDVHPQEAESEKPKKRRKKSKKSEDSPSQQGPVRYESGTGILLNMNDETKKDHLLTTFEHGDILLELEVMMPKGSNSGIYLQGRYEIQLLDSWGVKNPRYGDIGGIYRNWEEEPGKIYMGKAPLTNAAKAPGLWQSMQIAFQAPKFDESGNKIANARFVYVDLNGERIHENVEVPLPTGGPVENNEVAKGPIMIQGDHGPVAFRNIRYRLMGESDVQLTDISYKVYETAFAKVDSLTNAQPTQEGILNQLTTDLSGVDDDFTVVYEGNLSTSEASEYQFQLNYVGRTMLEVDGKVKVEPNGFDGRNTKNQMTLSLPKGETPFRLVYFKQTPQWPTRIGFFSTDSYPRPLHNPNSYQPDIPETGPIYVKVADEPRMLRAFLDYKGDQSQRLTHTIGVGEPSGAHFVYNLTTGTPVCVWRGEFLNATPMWYRRGDGSFRPRGAVQYLFPSTSLANLSDANTPFPTQLNEAGDWQSNGYRIDTETGLPIFLHQHGGKTLEDRIRADENGKMLTRTLTLTEGEATGETYVKLAEGDEIQSMPDGSFSIDQQYFIRPVSSESVTVRTVNQKQELVAPLQSSSFAYSIIW from the coding sequence ATGAGACAATATTTTCTTACACTTCTTCTTTTAATCACATCTTTATCACTCTCAGCCCAGCAGGTTCCCTTGGAGCCGCTTTCGCTAGATGATTTATCAGCTTTCCAAGAGCAAGCAGGCAACTGGATGGTGGTAGGCTCGGTCACCGTAGATCCAAACACTGATGTTCATCCTCAAGAAGCTGAATCAGAAAAGCCTAAAAAACGAAGAAAGAAGTCCAAAAAATCCGAAGACTCCCCTTCCCAGCAAGGCCCGGTTCGCTACGAATCTGGAACTGGCATCTTGCTGAATATGAATGATGAAACCAAGAAAGATCACCTACTGACTACTTTTGAGCATGGCGATATTTTGCTAGAGTTGGAGGTAATGATGCCCAAAGGTTCTAACTCGGGCATTTACCTGCAAGGGCGTTACGAGATTCAACTCTTAGATAGCTGGGGAGTGAAGAATCCCCGCTACGGCGATATTGGTGGCATCTACCGCAACTGGGAAGAAGAACCCGGAAAAATATACATGGGCAAAGCTCCGCTCACCAATGCAGCTAAAGCCCCCGGTTTGTGGCAAAGTATGCAGATCGCTTTTCAAGCCCCTAAGTTTGATGAGAGCGGTAATAAAATCGCTAACGCCCGCTTTGTGTACGTTGACTTAAATGGCGAACGCATTCACGAAAATGTAGAAGTCCCACTGCCCACCGGTGGCCCAGTGGAAAACAATGAGGTGGCAAAGGGGCCTATCATGATTCAGGGTGACCACGGCCCAGTGGCTTTTCGTAATATCAGATATCGATTAATGGGAGAATCGGATGTACAGCTTACCGATATTAGTTATAAAGTCTACGAAACTGCTTTTGCTAAGGTAGATTCACTTACGAACGCTCAACCTACTCAAGAAGGTATACTGAATCAGTTAACTACTGACTTATCAGGGGTTGATGACGATTTTACCGTGGTGTACGAAGGTAATTTGAGTACTTCTGAAGCCAGCGAATACCAGTTTCAATTAAATTACGTTGGTCGGACTATGCTAGAAGTAGACGGCAAGGTGAAGGTCGAGCCCAATGGTTTTGATGGTCGGAACACCAAGAATCAAATGACGCTTAGTTTGCCGAAAGGCGAAACCCCGTTCCGACTTGTTTATTTCAAACAAACTCCCCAGTGGCCCACCCGAATCGGCTTCTTTAGCACCGACTCCTATCCGCGTCCACTGCATAATCCCAACTCCTATCAGCCCGATATTCCAGAGACTGGTCCAATCTACGTGAAAGTAGCCGATGAACCCCGAATGCTCCGGGCATTTCTGGATTACAAAGGCGATCAATCACAGCGACTGACCCACACTATCGGAGTAGGCGAACCCAGTGGGGCGCACTTTGTCTATAACCTAACTACGGGCACTCCGGTCTGTGTTTGGCGCGGAGAATTCTTAAACGCTACCCCAATGTGGTACCGACGGGGCGATGGATCGTTCCGCCCACGGGGAGCTGTGCAGTACCTTTTTCCCAGTACCTCTCTGGCGAATCTCTCCGATGCCAATACTCCCTTCCCTACTCAGCTAAACGAGGCCGGGGACTGGCAGAGCAATGGCTACCGGATTGATACTGAAACCGGCTTACCCATTTTCTTACATCAGCATGGCGGGAAAACACTCGAAGACCGTATCCGAGCCGACGAAAACGGGAAGATGCTAACCCGCACGCTCACTTTAACCGAAGGAGAAGCTACGGGCGAAACTTACGTGAAATTGGCGGAAGGCGATGAAATTCAATCCATGCCCGACGGAAGTTTTTCCATCGATCAGCAGTACTTTATCCGCCCTGTCTCTAGTGAATCGGTTACGGTTCGCACGGTTAATCAAAAACAAGAACTAGTTGCGCCGCTGCAAAGTTCTTCATTCGCTTATTCAATTATCTGGTAA
- a CDS encoding arylsulfatase, whose protein sequence is MRFFFPFLFLSFSFTSFAQTADRPNVLLIITDDQGYGDLGFTGNPHIKTPVLDQLAEESTRLTNFYVSPVCAPTRSSLMTGRYSLRTGVHDTYNGGATMATSEVTIAEMLKNVNYRTGIFGKWHLGDNYPSRPNDQGFDESVIHLSGGMGQVGDFTTHFQKDSSYFDPVLWHNGKQQAYDGYCSDIFAEQAIEFIKQNQSSPFFCYLSFNAPHTPLQVPDKYYQMYKDIDPTAGFDDGRPFPDMSEKDKEDARKVYGMVTNIDDNLRKVFSTLDELNIADNTIVIFMTDNGPQQRRYVAGMRGRKGSVYRGGVRVPFFMRYPAQFSESREIETTTAHLDVLPTLADLCSAQLPKNRMIDGKSWLPLLQGNTVDWGNRPLFFYWTRKYPELYHNIALQQSDYKLVGQTSYNAELSDFELFNVNKDPYEQQNLVDEQPEVAQSLKQQLDQHFYELIQSPNLANPPAVVIGSDAEDPTFLNRNDASGERGIWAQEEVFGKWRVEVAQEGYYDFNFRFLSPVEPGGQMMLETETLVHRLENSNSTEETLTMENVYLPQMKGDLIPFYEIKGRRIFPFWVEIKQTQ, encoded by the coding sequence ATGAGATTCTTCTTCCCATTTTTATTTCTATCCTTTAGTTTTACCAGTTTTGCCCAAACGGCCGATCGGCCCAACGTATTACTCATTATCACCGATGATCAGGGCTACGGAGATTTAGGATTCACCGGAAATCCACATATCAAAACTCCGGTACTGGATCAACTTGCTGAGGAAAGTACTCGACTTACCAATTTTTATGTTTCTCCCGTTTGTGCCCCTACCCGATCCAGTCTGATGACCGGGCGCTACTCACTACGAACTGGAGTACACGATACCTACAACGGTGGTGCCACCATGGCTACCTCAGAAGTTACGATTGCCGAAATGCTAAAGAATGTGAACTATCGCACGGGAATCTTTGGCAAATGGCACTTGGGCGATAACTACCCGAGCCGACCTAACGATCAAGGTTTCGATGAATCGGTTATTCATCTGTCGGGTGGTATGGGACAAGTCGGTGATTTTACAACCCATTTCCAAAAAGATAGCAGCTACTTTGATCCGGTGCTCTGGCACAACGGTAAACAGCAAGCCTACGACGGCTACTGTTCGGATATTTTCGCTGAGCAAGCCATTGAGTTTATTAAGCAAAATCAGTCTAGTCCGTTTTTCTGCTATCTGTCGTTCAATGCGCCCCACACTCCATTGCAAGTACCGGATAAGTACTATCAGATGTACAAAGATATTGATCCCACCGCTGGGTTTGATGATGGGAGACCATTCCCCGATATGAGCGAAAAAGATAAAGAAGATGCCCGCAAGGTATACGGAATGGTGACTAACATTGACGATAATCTCAGAAAGGTTTTTAGTACGCTAGACGAGTTGAATATTGCGGATAATACCATCGTAATTTTCATGACTGATAACGGCCCTCAACAGCGACGCTACGTAGCCGGAATGCGCGGACGCAAGGGTTCGGTGTACCGAGGTGGGGTACGAGTTCCGTTTTTTATGCGCTACCCAGCCCAATTTTCCGAAAGTAGAGAAATTGAGACCACTACGGCTCACCTGGATGTGCTGCCTACCTTGGCTGATCTTTGTAGTGCCCAACTTCCTAAAAACCGGATGATCGATGGAAAAAGCTGGTTACCTCTATTGCAGGGAAATACTGTTGATTGGGGCAACCGCCCTCTGTTCTTTTATTGGACCCGTAAATACCCTGAATTATACCATAACATAGCCCTTCAGCAAAGTGATTACAAGCTGGTAGGACAGACATCATATAACGCTGAGTTATCCGACTTTGAATTATTTAATGTAAATAAAGATCCTTACGAACAGCAAAACTTGGTAGACGAACAGCCCGAAGTAGCTCAATCGCTCAAACAGCAACTAGACCAACATTTTTACGAACTCATTCAATCGCCCAATTTAGCGAATCCTCCGGCGGTAGTCATTGGTAGCGATGCAGAAGATCCTACATTTCTAAACCGGAATGATGCCAGTGGTGAACGCGGTATCTGGGCGCAAGAAGAAGTCTTTGGCAAATGGAGGGTAGAAGTTGCCCAGGAAGGATATTACGACTTTAATTTTCGCTTCCTAAGTCCGGTGGAACCCGGTGGACAAATGATGTTGGAGACCGAAACGCTCGTCCATCGCCTGGAAAACTCTAACTCTACTGAGGAAACCCTGACGATGGAAAATGTGTACCTGCCCCAGATGAAGGGCGACCTGATTCCATTTTATGAGATAAAAGGTAGGCGCATCTTTCCTTTCTGGGTAGAAATCAAACAAACCCAATAA
- a CDS encoding Crp/Fnr family transcriptional regulator, translating to MKIEEYIKNNVDKRFDGNLPFKTVNKTVKKKSILTNFGQFESKVYFLNKGIIQVEIDSSKEIRILDFFFENSFFSSYSSLLNQTASDVRIRAITECDIEIIEYADLQQSYESSLIANKLGRFETEKLYLKRVLREKMLLTENAKDNYLLLTTKYPEVIKRIPLKDIAKYLGITPESLSRIRKTLIS from the coding sequence ATGAAGATAGAGGAATATATCAAGAATAATGTTGACAAACGTTTTGATGGCAACCTACCATTCAAGACTGTGAATAAAACTGTGAAAAAGAAATCAATTCTAACCAACTTTGGTCAATTTGAAAGCAAAGTTTATTTTTTGAACAAAGGAATTATACAAGTTGAAATTGATTCATCAAAAGAGATTAGAATCTTAGATTTTTTCTTCGAAAATTCATTTTTTTCATCGTACAGCTCTCTTCTCAATCAAACAGCGTCTGATGTTAGAATAAGAGCCATAACTGAATGTGATATAGAAATCATTGAATATGCTGATTTGCAACAATCTTACGAAAGCTCTCTAATTGCAAATAAGTTAGGACGCTTTGAAACTGAAAAATTATATTTAAAAAGAGTTCTTAGAGAAAAAATGTTGCTCACAGAAAATGCAAAAGACAATTATCTGCTGCTTACAACCAAATACCCCGAAGTCATCAAACGTATTCCGCTGAAAGATATAGCAAAATACCTCGGAATTACCCCAGAAAGCTTGAGTAGAATTAGAAAAACCCTCATTTCTTAA
- a CDS encoding nucleoside hydrolase-like domain-containing protein: MKVSFLPIALFLLTLSPLSAQEIPRVFIFTDINIDQGDPDDRQSLIHLMWYANELQIEGIVPDRWEADGYQACKLVIDAYAQDFQQNSFQQKGYPAPENIQKQIATDTAHAFQLFRQAASVETSPLYVLVWGNMRLFSQALGQNPELSQNIRVITIGTGLMLEEDIPQLPKNWEKSAPCVQLNWNGFGRNAIYNNPQYDDLWWLEINWTYNGMFTGEEPKQMFSQLAEYGNLGKHMQGVVKNQPWARYFRVGDTPSVLYVIDKAHDLDDPTKASWAGQFTQPFPKEKPNYYTDQSGDVDWNYEDPCKTWENHQTVKDFAKGTLEKQRSDMYHSLLEKLDELYQPKR; this comes from the coding sequence ATGAAAGTATCATTTCTACCAATTGCCCTTTTTCTACTTACACTCAGTCCATTATCTGCCCAAGAAATCCCTCGGGTATTTATCTTCACGGATATTAATATTGATCAAGGCGATCCCGACGATCGTCAATCGCTGATTCATCTAATGTGGTACGCTAATGAGCTTCAGATTGAAGGAATTGTACCCGACCGCTGGGAAGCCGATGGCTATCAAGCCTGCAAATTAGTCATCGACGCTTACGCTCAAGATTTCCAACAAAACAGCTTTCAGCAAAAAGGCTACCCAGCACCGGAGAATATCCAGAAACAAATTGCTACGGATACGGCTCATGCGTTTCAGCTTTTTCGGCAGGCTGCAAGTGTAGAAACATCTCCGCTCTACGTCTTAGTTTGGGGCAATATGAGACTCTTTAGTCAGGCATTGGGGCAAAATCCTGAACTAAGCCAAAACATAAGAGTAATCACCATCGGCACAGGACTAATGCTCGAGGAAGATATTCCGCAACTGCCCAAAAACTGGGAAAAATCAGCACCTTGTGTGCAATTGAATTGGAATGGCTTTGGGCGAAACGCTATTTACAATAATCCGCAGTACGACGATTTGTGGTGGCTGGAGATTAATTGGACGTACAACGGCATGTTTACGGGTGAAGAGCCTAAACAGATGTTTTCTCAATTAGCCGAATACGGAAACTTAGGAAAACACATGCAGGGAGTAGTGAAAAACCAGCCCTGGGCACGCTACTTTCGGGTAGGCGATACCCCTTCGGTGCTCTATGTTATTGATAAAGCGCATGATCTAGATGACCCTACCAAAGCTAGTTGGGCGGGACAGTTTACTCAGCCCTTTCCCAAAGAAAAGCCTAACTACTACACCGACCAATCGGGTGATGTTGATTGGAATTACGAAGACCCTTGCAAAACTTGGGAGAATCATCAGACAGTGAAGGATTTTGCTAAAGGAACTCTGGAGAAGCAACGAAGCGATATGTACCATTCTCTTTTAGAAAAGTTAGACGAATTGTATCAACCTAAAAGATAA
- a CDS encoding c-type cytochrome, translating to MSFYKFRLLLIVGLLFVGLFSVKAQTSDMPTEDDYYQIITLPTPEDVLLEVGGLTTLPDGRIALCTRRGDVFIVENPNMYEGTLPRYVRFATGLHEPLGLTYRDNALYTAQRGELTKLTDTNGDDKADQYETIYQWPLSGHYHEYSYGPKFLPDGSMMVTGNVAFGSEEWWRGESRVPWRGWTMKITPEGEMQPWATGMRSPCGLGVVDGEFFYTENQGDWMGSGGVWHITEGSFSGHPAGLAWAEKDGSPVDLTEQEFYAQIDIRQVKKNGRYVKPENIADEEDPDFLYEASETFPEIKLPAAWLPHGILGISNSEILVDESEGEFGPFSGQLLVGDQGQSKIMRVSLEKVKGEYQGVAFDFRSGFQSGVLRMTWGGDGSLYVGETNRGWGSAGTQNAGLERLIWTGKTPFEMQTVHAEPDGFTMHFTQPIDKESAEDLNAYSGRSFIYKYHAVYGSPTVNDEPLKVAGVKVAEDGKSVRVKVDNLRQYYIHEIIAAGIKSAESDHSLLHPTAYYTLNNIPDGEKLPASEWVTTRLKKTSQSTTKRTTSQAAITTPDDPNVSAAAPTYADIEPLLVKNTCTACHQAEQRQVGPAFKDVAKRKYSDEKIVELIYNPQPQNWPDYTPMAPMPQVPEEEALQIAKWINSLDD from the coding sequence ATGTCTTTCTATAAATTTCGTTTATTACTCATTGTTGGTCTTTTATTCGTAGGATTATTTTCAGTCAAAGCCCAGACTTCGGATATGCCTACCGAAGATGATTACTACCAAATCATCACGCTACCTACTCCTGAAGATGTACTACTGGAAGTAGGTGGACTCACAACCCTACCCGACGGACGGATTGCCCTTTGCACCCGCCGAGGCGACGTGTTCATTGTGGAAAATCCCAACATGTACGAAGGCACCTTGCCCCGCTACGTTCGTTTTGCTACCGGACTACACGAACCGCTGGGATTAACCTATCGTGATAATGCGCTGTATACCGCCCAACGAGGCGAGCTGACCAAACTCACCGACACCAATGGTGACGATAAGGCCGATCAGTACGAAACTATCTATCAATGGCCGCTGTCCGGGCACTACCACGAATATTCCTATGGACCCAAATTTCTACCCGATGGTAGTATGATGGTCACCGGAAATGTAGCTTTCGGTAGCGAAGAATGGTGGCGAGGAGAAAGTCGGGTTCCCTGGCGGGGCTGGACAATGAAGATTACCCCCGAAGGTGAGATGCAACCCTGGGCTACCGGAATGCGCTCCCCCTGCGGTTTAGGTGTGGTTGATGGTGAATTTTTCTACACTGAGAACCAGGGTGACTGGATGGGTTCGGGTGGAGTTTGGCATATCACCGAAGGAAGCTTTTCGGGGCATCCCGCCGGATTAGCCTGGGCAGAGAAAGATGGCTCTCCAGTTGATCTAACCGAGCAAGAGTTCTACGCCCAAATTGATATACGACAAGTTAAGAAGAACGGTCGCTACGTGAAGCCTGAAAATATAGCAGACGAAGAAGATCCCGATTTTCTTTACGAGGCTAGCGAGACTTTCCCCGAAATTAAGCTCCCCGCAGCCTGGTTACCCCACGGTATTCTAGGTATCTCTAACTCAGAAATTCTAGTAGATGAAAGTGAAGGCGAGTTTGGCCCATTCAGCGGTCAGTTGCTAGTTGGCGATCAGGGGCAAAGCAAAATTATGCGGGTTTCGCTAGAAAAAGTGAAAGGCGAATACCAGGGAGTTGCTTTTGACTTTCGTTCGGGCTTCCAGTCGGGCGTGCTGCGGATGACTTGGGGCGGAGATGGCTCGCTCTACGTAGGCGAAACTAACCGAGGCTGGGGTTCCGCCGGAACGCAAAATGCCGGACTGGAACGATTGATCTGGACGGGTAAAACTCCCTTTGAGATGCAAACTGTCCACGCTGAACCCGATGGCTTCACCATGCATTTCACCCAGCCAATTGACAAGGAATCAGCCGAGGATTTAAATGCTTACAGCGGGCGTAGCTTTATTTACAAGTACCACGCCGTGTACGGTAGCCCAACCGTAAACGATGAGCCGCTGAAAGTTGCCGGAGTGAAAGTTGCCGAAGATGGAAAATCGGTTAGGGTAAAAGTGGATAATCTCCGGCAGTACTATATTCATGAGATTATAGCGGCTGGAATAAAATCCGCCGAAAGTGACCACTCATTGTTGCACCCTACGGCTTACTATACCCTCAATAACATTCCTGACGGAGAGAAGCTACCCGCCAGCGAATGGGTCACTACCCGATTGAAGAAAACTAGTCAGTCCACTACAAAAAGAACAACATCCCAAGCCGCTATTACTACTCCTGACGATCCGAATGTGAGTGCGGCTGCTCCCACTTACGCCGATATTGAACCACTGCTGGTGAAAAATACTTGTACGGCCTGTCATCAGGCTGAGCAGCGTCAGGTTGGCCCGGCCTTTAAAGATGTTGCGAAACGGAAGTACAGCGACGAAAAGATCGTAGAGCTAATCTACAATCCGCAACCGCAAAACTGGCCGGATTACACCCCAATGGCACCCATGCCTCAGGTTCCCGAAGAAGAGGCTTTGCAGATTGCCAAATGGATTAATTCATTAGATGATTAA
- a CDS encoding GreA/GreB family elongation factor: MKRQIFENCKDRLEKQISGLQTELQQYKSAVSEETKSSVGDKYETGRAMLHLEQERLFKQLTEAERLYNLLASLEPTQKYTKVLPGSLVETNQGHFYFAVGLGQVKVDDLSVYCVSLKSPVGQALVNRKVGEEISFQQRMWKILNIV; this comes from the coding sequence TTGAAGAGACAGATTTTTGAAAATTGTAAAGACCGCCTGGAGAAACAAATCTCCGGACTGCAAACTGAGCTACAGCAGTATAAATCAGCCGTTTCGGAAGAAACTAAGAGCTCAGTGGGCGACAAATACGAAACCGGACGGGCAATGCTACACCTAGAACAGGAGCGATTATTTAAGCAATTAACTGAAGCTGAGCGGCTCTACAACTTACTGGCATCGTTAGAACCGACTCAGAAATATACTAAAGTACTGCCGGGTAGTTTGGTAGAAACCAATCAAGGGCATTTCTATTTTGCTGTAGGTTTAGGACAAGTGAAAGTTGATGATCTAAGCGTCTATTGTGTTTCTCTCAAGTCGCCCGTCGGGCAAGCATTGGTGAACCGGAAAGTAGGAGAGGAGATTTCTTTTCAGCAGCGAATGTGGAAGATTTTAAATATCGTCTAG
- a CDS encoding alpha/beta fold hydrolase, producing the protein MKKALVKIVSGLFPNLLTAFAYNQLTNPQVRKLRDNELKTLDKAEKESFLFKGFDIKLYTWKGEGKKILLIHGWEGQAGNFSDLIESLIQVGYTVYAFDGPSHGYSSRGRTSLFEFTELVGVLIRKFEVRDLVSHSFGGVATTYALFNNKDLEIDKYVLLTTPDKFTERIDDVSEMVGISNNVKNKLIQRLEKETNIDVASLNVSEFVKSINVKHSMIIHDKNDKVIPISRSRNVHKNWSVSEFKEINGTGHFRILRTNDVIADVVDYFK; encoded by the coding sequence ATGAAAAAAGCGCTAGTCAAAATAGTATCAGGTCTTTTCCCCAACCTTCTCACCGCTTTTGCATACAATCAGTTGACAAACCCACAAGTTCGTAAACTACGAGACAATGAATTAAAGACATTAGACAAGGCGGAGAAAGAAAGTTTCCTCTTTAAGGGTTTTGATATTAAGCTTTATACCTGGAAAGGTGAAGGCAAAAAAATTCTTTTAATCCACGGATGGGAAGGGCAAGCTGGAAATTTTTCAGATCTAATTGAAAGTCTTATTCAAGTTGGCTACACGGTCTACGCTTTTGATGGCCCTTCACACGGATATAGCTCAAGAGGAAGAACCAGTCTTTTTGAATTTACTGAACTAGTTGGGGTTTTAATCAGAAAATTTGAAGTTCGTGATTTGGTAAGTCATTCTTTTGGTGGCGTTGCTACTACGTATGCCCTTTTCAATAATAAGGACTTAGAAATTGACAAATATGTCTTACTGACAACACCTGATAAATTTACGGAGCGCATAGACGATGTATCTGAAATGGTTGGAATAAGCAACAACGTAAAGAATAAGCTGATTCAAAGGTTAGAAAAAGAGACTAATATTGATGTAGCAAGCCTTAATGTTAGTGAATTTGTAAAATCAATAAATGTCAAGCATTCCATGATTATCCACGACAAAAATGACAAGGTAATACCTATATCTCGTTCAAGGAATGTACACAAGAATTGGAGCGTATCAGAATTTAAAGAAATTAACGGGACAGGACATTTTAGAATTCTGAGAACGAATGATGTGATTGCTGATGTAGTGGACTACTTCAAATAA